GGTTTTTAACAACACGAATCACATCTTTAACACTGGTACTGATCAGTGCAAATGCAACAGCTAACTTCTCACTATGACAACCAAGGAAGTAttccttctcctcctcttctACATCAAAGAGCACAAACTCAGTGGTTGGAGTATAGCCAGCTTCTCTCAAGTCCTTAAATAAACTTTCAAGTTTTTCATATATCTTGTGTGTTAAAGGATGGGAAGTGTCTCCTACACGGAATTCGTGAACAACCCCATCAACTTCAACCCAACTACACCCAGGTAATTTCTGCATCCCTTTCTCACTCAAACTTGACCTGATTTTTTCTGCTTGATCCCATCGACGGCTCGCTGAATATATATTCGATAAGAGAACATAATGTCCTGAATTCCACGGTTCTAACTCAATGAGTTGCATCAACACTTGTTCAGCCAATTGGGTATCCTTGTGTAACCTACATCCTCCCAACAGTGCTCCCCAGACAATAGCATTTGCCTTCATTGGCATACTCTTGATCAGATCCCGTGCCTCAGTCAACAAACCTGCACGAGCCAAAAGATCCACCATGCATCCATAATGCTCTATAGTAGGAGTCACATAAAAAACACAACTCATGTGACTAAAATAACGCCGACCATCATCAACCAAACCAGCATGAGTACACCCACAAAGCAAACCAACAAAAGTGTTCCCATCAGGCCGCATTCCAACCTTTCCCATTTGGCTAAACACCCCAAAGGCAGCCCCAACATGTCCACACATAGCCAGCCCAGAAATAACAGCATTGAACACCACACGATCCTTCCTCCTCATACTCTTAAAAATCTCCAATGCCCGGGCCACACTTCCACATTTGGCATAAAAGTCAATCAATGCAGTACCCAACACAGGATTACACAAAAACTCATCGCCATCCACCAAACCCCTAGCCCAATTCCCCAACTCCAACGCCCCCAGCCTCGCACATGCAGAAAGAAACCCCACCATGGCATAACAATCCGGCCTCACATTCTCCCTCTGCATCTCAAAAAACACCTCAAGTGCTTTCTTCGGCATCCCATTGGAAACATACCCCTGAATCAAGGCACTCCAACACACAACATCCTTCTCCACCATCCCGTCAAACACTATCCGCGCTTCCTCCATGCTCCCGCACTTCGTGTACATATCAACCAAAGAGGTTGCCACAAACACATTCCCACACAACCCATTCTCCCTCATATACTCATCAATCCACCGTCCACTAGCCAAGTCCCCCGTCCTCGAACACGCATACAAAACCCGAACCAACGTAAAACTATCCGGTCTCACACCCATTTCCAACAACCCTCTAAATAACCCAACTGCCTCCTCACAATAACCAAACTCAATGTACCCACAAATGATGGCAGTCCAAGAGACAACATTTTTTTCAggaatttcatcaaacacccCGCGTGCATGACTCAAAAACCCGTTTTTGGAGTAGAAACAAACTAGGCCAGTATTAACAAACACGTCATTTTCGAAACCTGTTTTGATAACGAGAGAGTGAAGGGTGAGACCCAGGTGGGTGTTTTTGAGCCTGGCGCACGCTTTGAGGACGAAGGGGAAGGTGAAGTTATCGGGGACAACGGTGCTGCACTGGCGCATAGAAGCGTAGAGCGAAACGGCGTCGTGAAAGGCATCGTTTGAGACGAGGCCGCGAATGAGGGTGTTGTAGAGGAAGATGTTGGGGTGCGGGATTTGGGCGAAAACGAGGGTGGCGTATTGCGTGGCACGGAGGTTGAGGGAAGAGCGCAAGAGGGTGTTAATGAGAAAGGTGTCTTCGTTGAGACCAAGTCGGAGAAGGCGACAATGGCATTGCTTCACTTTCTTCAACGACCGACAGCCAGAAGCCAAACACTTCTTTAGCTCCAATGCCATGTTCGTGTTCGTGTTCTTTTTCGGTTCTGCATGCCTtcatgtagttttttttttaataattattttcctttAATAATGTATGTTTATGTTCAAAGGGATCGAGGGCAACTCCTGCTGCAATCGCTCGGGAACGCTCCTCCTCTTCCGGTCGGTTCTTCTCACTTCCTTCCTGACTCTCGCTCTCTCAATCTCAAATATGGGATGACCTGCAGAAAACTCAAGTCAGAATTTGTCCTTGCAAGTCTATCGAAATTTAGTCAAAACAGGGAGTTTACCTTCTCAATCGATTGTTATTTATATGGTTTCAGTGAATATTATCCATTGATTTACTTCTTAATGACATTCAATGCTCACCTTAACTACTCGACAATTATCGTTACCTCATTAATTGCGCTTCATGAACATTCAAACGCTGTCTCCAGCAAACGGCTGGAGAGGCCCGACCGGACAGATTGGACTGTCGTTCCCGCATACTCGGTATCGTCTAAACATGCCCGGTCAGTCAATCCTACTTGGTAGTAACACAAGtcccccaagccctagcaaaatATTTTTTGCGTAGGGTTTTGAAGTGGTCTCCGATCGGTGCGCCTCTTCCCTTGTCCAGGCCTTCAATCGTAATTGTTTATATTCATAATGGCGGGAAATCGTAGAGTCACGACTGTAAACTTTAAGCGGGAAAGGTAAAAATGAAGCGTCAAATCGCCTAAACCGTCAAATCTTTCCGCAAATGAATCATCGAGTCCCTCGGACCGTCAAATCTTTCTGCGAATGAACCGTCAGATTACCCCGACTGTCAGATCTTTTGGCGTTTGACGCTTCAGATCTGCCTGGTGAACCGCCTTTTACCTTGTATAAATAGCCACACGTTTACCCTAATTTTTTACTCACTTCTACTCGCTGTCGCCACTGTCTTCCGCTTCACAACCCCGTTCCTATCTTCCTTAATCTCGTATTCTCAGGTAATTATGTCTTCCGACTTCTCCTGCGAAGAGGGCAGGGGGTACGCCGACGACGATGTTAACAGTCCATCCTCTTCCTTGGGTGCCATGACGGGTCATGGTGTTGGGGCTTCTCCTTCAGGGAACTCCTCCGATCTCCTAACGGATAGCGATGCTCCTGAAGAAGTAAGTCGCCATCAACGTAGACTCCACTGGCGCTTGGGATGGGAAACCCCGAGTTTGGCCAGTTGTCCCCGGCTACGACTGGGCTTCTCATGAGGTTAGACaaatttcttcctctttccACCATCGCCGCCCCTTCAGGGATTTGCTCGGCCCTATCTCTTTGGTCAAGGCGGCTGAAGACGCTAGGCATTTTAAACTAGTCATCTACCAGATGACCGAGCGCGTCTGCCACGATCGGGGTAGCTATCCCTCCGACTTCTTTTACGTTTATGCTACTATGTTCAAAGACCTGAAGGTTCTTCTCCCCTTCTTGGATTTCCAAATGGGTGTACTGAGGACGCTTAACGTGGCTTCGACGCAACTGCACCTGAACGGCTGGGCATTCATGCAAGCGTTCTCTGCTATCTGTTCGAGCTTAGCGCTTCGCCCGACCCCTACGGCTTTCCTCTATTTCTTCCATGTACAGCCTCATTCGTCCAAGCCTTGGGTTTCCCTTCGCACGATCGGGAATAGACACTTGCTGACCCTCTTCAATAGTTCGTATAAGGACTTTAAGGGGCACTTCTTTAAAGTCGTGCCTTTGGAAGCTGGGTATGAAAGCTTCTGTTTCCCGAACGGAGAAGGTAAGTTTCCCTTCTATTGGACCAAGGATCCAAAGAAGGTTATATCCTGGCCCAAACCCCAGATGACACCCGAGGATCTGGATTTAATAAATCAGCTGTCTCAACTGCCCCCCAAGTCCTCTTGCCACGCTCTGATCAGTTTTCTAGGAAAAACCTGTCATCTAACGTGTTCGATAAGCTACCTTTGGCCACCTTTTGTTGAGCAGCCCTTTAGGACTTATCTGAATTTATTTTTGATGTGCAGATTATCTGTCCCAGATGGATCCATCCAAGGGCAGCACCTTCGCCCGCCTGTTCGCTCAAATGGGGGGCGATATAAGGAAACCGGGAGGGAGCTCGTCCCGCGCCCCGACCACTACTGTCGTTCCAGCAACATCCCTGCCAGTCCAACATGCGCCCATTCCTCCGCCCCCGGTCGAGATTCCTGCCGACCAGGTTCCCTAGTCGGAGTCCATCCCGAAGAAGAAGGGCAAACGAAAGGCCGTTCGGGAAACTTCGGCTAAGTCCAAACATGCCAAGAGGAGTTTGCCCGATGGGCCTCCTCTCTCTGGGCTGCTGAGTCCAAACTCATGGGTGGCAAAACGCATCCATTTCGACCTTTTCGTTGAGGAAAAGGCTTTAGTTAGTGGGATGACCGAGGAAGAGGCCTCCAACATGGCTATGGAGTTGGCCGCTCGGTCGACTATGTGCTTGGCCTACGCCGCCCAGAAGAGAGCCTCGGCTTCCACAGAACTTCAAGCTCTTCAAGAGAAGTTCGATGCCGCCGTCAAGTCCAACCAGGACCTGACCCTCCGCCTGGCCGAAACCGAGAGAATGGCGGAGGAGGACAAGAAGAAAGCCAGCACTCTATTGGCCGAGGCCCGTGCTACCCAGCGCCGTATGCAACGGTCTTTAGACGATGCCAAACTCGACCTCCAAAAAGCCACCACTTCCAACACGAAGTTGACGGCCGAGCGGGATTCACTCCAGGATCGGGTGACAAAATTGGAGGCAGAAAACAAACTTCTAGGCGATGAGGTGGTAAACGAGCATCTGCTCGGGTTTGATAAAGCGCTTGCCCAGTGCAACCTCCTCTTTCAAGTGCCTACCGACGATCCCCGCCTTGACGTGAGTATGATGGTGGTGGATGATAAGCTAGTTCCGATCCATGTTCCTCCACCCCCACCTACGACCGTCTCCAATGTTGAAGCTGCTGCTGAAGTGATTGCCGAGACTGAAGGGGCTGATGTCCAGCTCTAGGTCCTTGACATAGGATCTTATCGCTTTTTTCTTTGTACTTTGTAAtgaacttattttaaataaacacaCCTATTGTCCTTTATTGCTTGTAATGAACTTTATCTTTCCGCTCTTTCCGGACGCGTACGCCTCCTTTACTTTCATGTTTTATTTAGCACGTCTTCGTGAGTTGTCCTTTGAtgccgctcggtttaggtcttaggagctctctataAGCATCGCCTCTataagcgtgccctaagaccaaggtgagagttcacgaaagaaatctgtcTCACCCGCTCGATTTAGGTcgtaggagctctctagaagcgtgtcctaagaccaaggtgagagttcacgaaagaaatctgcctcactcactcggtttaggtcttaggagctctctagaagcgtgtcctaagatcaaggtgagagttcacaaaagaaatttgcctcacccgctcggtttaggtcttaggagctctctagaagtgTGCCCTgtgaccaaggtgagagttcgcAAAAGAAATCTTCGCTCGAAGCACTCGCTGCCCGGTGTGCATCCCACATGCCCCCTCGTGCAGCTCCCTCATTACATATTCGGCCTCCTCCGTGGACACACACTTTAATAACGGTAAAGAGAAACCTCTTTTGTAAAGATCCTCCCCTATTAACAGGAACCGAGTGGCCTTCTTGGCTTCAACCGCTCAGATATGTGCGCCGCTCTCCTGCCTCTGGATAATCTCCCTGATGTCCTTCCTCCAATCTGGTTGGCTGGAAACCTCATGTATTGCCATGCATTCCACCGAAGGACCTATCATAACTTGCCTTATGACCGACGACAAGTGATCATTCCCCTTGCAATTGGCGAGTTTGGATAAGACATCCGCCCTCACATTTTATTCTCTCGGCACATGCTTGAATTCCACTGTCCGGAATTGCTTCGCCAATTCTTTAACCTTATGGTAATAACGAAGCAGCTGATCATCCTTGGTTTGGAAACTCTCATTCAGCTGTCCCACCACCAATTGGGAATCAGTCCGGCATTTGACTGAAACCGCCCCTAAGTCCTTAGCCAGTTCGAGCCCGGCTATCACTGCTTCATACTCAGCCTGGTTGTTGCTTATCTTGAACCGGAAAGACGATTGCCTGCTCAACGACAAAATCGTCCGGTCCCTCCAATATGATTCCTGCTCCTCCACCGGACCGCTCGGATGAACCATCCACATATAAAGTCCACTCTCGGGAACATTCTTCCTCACAGGGTAACTCAACCGCAAAATCAGCCAAGTGTTGTCCTCGGACTGACCCTCGTGGCTCGAATTGTAACCCAAATTCGGATAATTCCACCGACCATCCTACTATTCTCCCTGCCAGGTTTGGCTTTCGCAGGATTTTTGCGATCGGGTGGTCCATTCTAACTACCACCTGGTGACTTTGAAAGTATGGCCTTAGGCGCCGTGCTGCCATCACTAGGGCCAACACGATCTTCTCGACTCGCTTGTACCTTGTTTCCGCGGGTTGCAACGTTCTGCTAACAAAGTACACGAGTTTAAACTCGGGTTGCTCCTGCACCAAGGCCGAACTGACCGTGTCCTCCGAAACTTCTAGGAACAACTGTAATACATGCCCTGAATCAGGCCGTCCCATGATCGGTGGGGTGACTAGTGTACTCTTAACCTCGTTGAAAGCTTGCTCACACTGGTCATCCCAATCAATACCCGCACTCTTCTTCATGATTCTCACAATCGGCTTGATCCACTCGGCCATCTTTGGAATAAAGCGCGACAGTGATGTTAACCTTCCTACCAACCTCTGAACCTCCTTCAATTTCTGAGGGCTTCTCATCTCAAGTATCGTCCTGCACTTATCGGGGTTCGCCTCTATTCCTCTGGTTGTTAGCAGGAAGCCTAGAAACTTTCCCGCCGGTACCCCGAAAGTGCATTTGGCCAGATTAAGGCGCATATTGTACTTTCGCACTTGATGAAAAACCTCCGCAAGATCCCTTACATGCTCCTCTACCGAACGACTTCTCACcaccatgtcatcc
The Vigna angularis cultivar LongXiaoDou No.4 chromosome 5, ASM1680809v1, whole genome shotgun sequence genome window above contains:
- the LOC108320735 gene encoding putative pentatricopeptide repeat-containing protein At3g08820, giving the protein MALELKKCLASGCRSLKKVKQCHCRLLRLGLNEDTFLINTLLRSSLNLRATQYATLVFAQIPHPNIFLYNTLIRGLVSNDAFHDAVSLYASMRQCSTVVPDNFTFPFVLKACARLKNTHLGLTLHSLVIKTGFENDVFVNTGLVCFYSKNGFLSHARGVFDEIPEKNVVSWTAIICGYIEFGYCEEAVGLFRGLLEMGVRPDSFTLVRVLYACSRTGDLASGRWIDEYMRENGLCGNVFVATSLVDMYTKCGSMEEARIVFDGMVEKDVVCWSALIQGYVSNGMPKKALEVFFEMQRENVRPDCYAMVGFLSACARLGALELGNWARGLVDGDEFLCNPVLGTALIDFYAKCGSVARALEIFKSMRRKDRVVFNAVISGLAMCGHVGAAFGVFSQMGKVGMRPDGNTFVGLLCGCTHAGLVDDGRRYFSHMSCVFYVTPTIEHYGCMVDLLARAGLLTEARDLIKSMPMKANAIVWGALLGGCRLHKDTQLAEQVLMQLIELEPWNSGHYVLLSNIYSASRRWDQAEKIRSSLSEKGMQKLPGCSWVEVDGVVHEFRVGDTSHPLTHKIYEKLESLFKDLREAGYTPTTEFVLFDVEEEEKEYFLGCHSEKLAVAFALISTSVKDVIRVVKNLRVCGDCHEAIKLVSKVTEREIIIRDNNRFHHFSEGSCSCRDYW